The Acinetobacter chinensis genomic sequence ATGTTCAAGTTGTCGTTTGGAACTGATTGTCCATATTTCAGATTCAGTCTGACGAGGGTCTAACAGCACGATGTTCATAGATAGGTATCAATCACCGCAATATGCTTCTGCAAAGACCCTTTATTACGATTTAAAACCTCAATCGCATGTTGGCTCAACTGCTGAGCAAATGCCTGATCCTGCAAACAACGTACTAATAACTGTGTCACTTCATCCACAGACTGCCCGACCGCAACTGCATCTGCCTGAATAAACTCATCGACAATGGCTTGGAAATTAAAATAATTAGGGCCAATCACCGTTGGTACATCTAACACCATAGGTTCTAAAATATTATGACCACCACCTGGTTCATTCAGCGATCCACCGACAAAACAAGCCTGACTTAAACCATACCACAACCACATTTCACCCATACTGTCTGCTAAATACACCTGAGTATCTGATTGAATAGATTGGTTTAAACTGCGACGCTGGGTATTTAAATTTAAACTTTGGGCAATATTAAAGACTTCATCAAAGCGTTCAGGATGACGAGGTACAACGATCAACAACCAATCCGAATGCTGTTCCAGATACGGTTTAAAAGCAGTAAGTAGTTTTTCTTCTTCAGGAGAATGGGTACTGGCAATGGTAATAATTTTACGGGAACTTAAATTCCAATCCTGTTGTAACTGTTGAGCTTTCTGTACAAATTGCTCAGGTGCTGAAATATCAAACTTGATACTGCCGACAACTTCAGTTTGATCTGGCTGACTGCCTAAAGTAATAAAACGCTGTTGCGTTGCCAGATCCTGTGCCAATAAACGATCCAGTTTTTGCAACATTGGGCGGGTCAAACTCGGCACTTTGCCATAGCCTTTGGCTGATTTTTCCGAAAGACGTGCATTGACCAAAATACAAGGCACTTTGAATTCTTTGGCTTGATCAATCAGGTTGGGCCACAGTTCTGTTTCAACCAGAATCAACAGTTTAGGCTGATATTTTTGATAAAAATCAGCGATTAAAAACTTTTGATCCGCAGGTAAATAGACTGCCTGAAATAAAGCTTCATAGGGTGCTTTTAAGAATAATGATTTAGAACGTGCCTGACCCGTCTTGGTGGTATTGGTCACCAGAACGGTATGACCCAATTTTAAATAATGCTCAATCAAGGGTTGGGCTGCATTGGTTTCACCGACTGAAACACAATGAAACCATATCGTTTGCAGATTTTTAGCAGGCTGAAATGGGCCAAAACGTTCAAGGGCTTCTTGTTGATATTCGGCTGTATTTTGCGCACGTTTTTTAATTTTCGAGCGATACAAAGGTTTGACGATCGCCAGTGCTGCGTTATACCAAAAAGGAGTAGCCAAACAGAATGCCCCAGAATCAATTTAATGGGCAAATATAACAGAGCTGTATTCAGTTGTTAATGAATAATCTTTAACGAATTGTTGTGAAAAATCTCAATATATTTTTTGGACAGTAAGAACAATATTATTTAGCGCTATTCTCAATAAAATAATGAAAGTCCCTTCTCCCTTTGGGATGAGGAGTAAAACTCCGCAAGAGGATGAGGGGTTTTTGAATAGAAAACCTCTCCCTACCCCTCTCCTGAAAGGAGAGGGGACATTCAATATTGAAGCAATTCAATGTAGGTGGTGCTATCACGTTAGGCGACAGGGATGTCGCCGTTGGGTACAGGTAAAGGGACTTACCTTGTACCCAACAAAGGATTTTGGTTACTTTGATCCCTCAAAGTGACAATCGCCTACACAAACTAATAAAGAATTTTAATGGAAAATGAGGCAGTGCATCATGAATAAATTGAAACTCACGTATGCTCTAGAATAAATAGACGATATTTAGAAATACCGTCTTTCACTATTAAACTGATAATTCACTTTCAGCTTTTGCATCCAAAGCAGGATAATCAATATACCCTTCAGCAGTCTGCGAACCGATCATATTTTCAAACACCAGTTCATTCAAAGGCGCATCCTGAACCAGACGCTCAAACAGATCAGGATTGGCAATATATGCCTTACCAAAAGACACCGCATCTGCCTTACCTGAAGCCAGTAACGCAATCGCATCATCACGGCTCAACTTCATATTGGCAATATAAGGCACACCGCCTGAACGCTGTTTCATATCTTCACTGATACTATCATCAGCCAGATATTCACGAGTAAAGAAGAATGCGATCTTACGCTTTCCTAACTGCTCCAAAGCATAGCCAAAGGTTTCACGTGGATCAGCATCACCCATATCATGTTCATCACCACGTGGAGCTAAATGCACGCCAACACGACTTGCACCCCACACCTCGATCAACACATCAGTCACTTCCAGTAATAAACGCGTGCGATTCTCTACCGATCCACCATATTCATCATCACGTTGATTGGTAGAACTTTGTAAGAATTGGTCGATCAGATAACCATTAGCAGCATGAAGTTCAACGCCATCAAAACCAGCCGCTTTGGCACGAATTGCAGCCTGTTTATATTGCGCAATAATGGTTTTAATTTCAGAAATTTCCAAAGGACGTGGTACAACATAATCACGTTTTGGACGCAGTAAACTCACCTGACCCGCTTGTTGCACGGCGCTTGCAGAAACAGGCGTTTCACCATTGAGAAGATCAGGATGCGAAACACGCCCCACATGCCATAATTGCGCGATGATTAAACCGCCTTTGTCATGCACAGCTTGAGTCACAGCTTTCCAACCGTCAACTTGCGCATCTGTGAATAGCCCTGGGGTATTTAAATAACCATTGGCTTCTTCAGAGATTACCGTCGCTTCGGAAATGATTAAACCTGCACTGGCACGCTGTGCATAGTATTCCGCCATCATTGCGGTTGGAACACGATCATCCGTCGCACGACTACGTGTGAGTGGTGCCATAATGACACGATTTTTGAGATGTAAATCGCCCAGAACAAGGGGAGAATTAAGTTCAGCCATATTTGCCTCATCACTCGCTTTGTTGAAATCAACAATCAAAGCGAGTTTTTTAAGTATTCAATATATTGCTGAATAAGAACTTCATTACGTGAAAAGTACGACCATTGACCATACTTTTCTGCTTGAATTAATCCTGACTGTTGCAAAACTGACAAATGATTAGACATCGTGGACTGAGAGACATTACCAAGTTTCTCGATATTCCCTGCACATATGCCACGACTAAATCCACCGCACTGCTCTTCACACAGATACTGTTGAGGATTTTTCAACCACTCCAGAATCTGGCGTCGAGTCGGATTTGCCAATGCTTTAGAAATTAAATCAATATCCATAGCCACAACCCGTATCAGATACATCCAGTTTAAGCAAAGCTCTATTCAGCATCTTTGTGGACAATATATCGTATTTTTTCGATTTTAATATCGAATATTTTAGATATATTGTAAAGATGCCGATAAAGCTTTGCTATTTATCACAATTTAAATGGAGAATTTTATTAACAAACGTCCGATTAAAGCCCTTGCTTTAAGCTCGCTTCAATAAATTTATCCAGATCACCATCCAGTACCGCACCTGTGTTGGAATTTTCCACACCTGTACGTAAGTCTTTGATACGTGAGTCATCTAAAACGTATGAACGAATCTGACTGCCCCAACCAATATCCGACTTAGAGTCTTCAAGTGCTTGCGCAGCTTCGTTACGTTTACTCATTTCCAGCTCATACAATTTTGCACGTAACTGTTTCCAGGCATGATCACGGTTGGCGTGTTGTGAACGCTGGTTCTGACATGCCACCACAATACCTGTTGGTGCGTGAGTCAAACGTACCGCAGAGTCAGTTTTGTTAATGTGCTGACCACCCGCACCTGATGCACGATAAGTATCGGTACGAACATCGGCTGGATTAATATCAATTTCAATATTATCATCAACTTCAGGTGATACAAACACTGCTGAGAATGAGGTATGACGACGGTTACCTGAGTCAAACGGTGACTTACGCACTAAACGGTGTACGCCAGATTCGGTACGTAACCAACCGTATGCATACTCACCTTCAACACGGATCGTCGCAGATTTAATCCCAGCAACATCACCGTCAGACTCTTCCATCAACTCTGCTTTAAAGCCATGACGTTCAATCCAGCGCATATACATACGCAACAACATTGACGCCCAATCTTGAGCTTCTGTACCACCTGAACCCGCTTGAATTTCCACATAACATGGGTTCGGATCCATTGGGTTGCTGAACATACGGCGGAATTCAAGCTTCGCCAATTCTGCTTCTGCTGTGTCTAACTCAGCTTGTACATCTGTCAAAAGGCTTTCATCATCTGCTTCAACAGCTAAATCTAAAAGTGCTTGTGCATCTTCAATTTGTGTCGATAAGCCTTCCAGAACGTTAATTACGTTTTCAAGCTCACCTTTTTCTTTTGCCATTGCCTGCGCACGGCTTTGGTCATTCCAGATCGCAGGATCTTCCAACTCGCGGAGAACCTCTTCTAAACGCTCTTTCTTCAGATCGTAGTCAAAGATACCCCCGTAATGTCTGACCACGGTCGTTTAAGTCTTTTAATTGGTTTAGATAAGGATTGATTTCCACGGAATTACTCTCAAGAAAAATTGGGCTTAAAAATAGCCGGATATTATATCACAGACTTTTCATACTGTTTGAACCTTCACATTCAGCACTTAACTTCTGAATAATTCCGACACATTTAATACTTCCCATCTCAACGCCTGAATGTTTTATTATTTCAGACCTGATCAGAAACAGAAGCACCAGTATGAAAGATAAAATTTCAGTT encodes the following:
- a CDS encoding 3-deoxy-D-manno-octulosonic acid transferase — encoded protein: MATPFWYNAALAIVKPLYRSKIKKRAQNTAEYQQEALERFGPFQPAKNLQTIWFHCVSVGETNAAQPLIEHYLKLGHTVLVTNTTKTGQARSKSLFLKAPYEALFQAVYLPADQKFLIADFYQKYQPKLLILVETELWPNLIDQAKEFKVPCILVNARLSEKSAKGYGKVPSLTRPMLQKLDRLLAQDLATQQRFITLGSQPDQTEVVGSIKFDISAPEQFVQKAQQLQQDWNLSSRKIITIASTHSPEEEKLLTAFKPYLEQHSDWLLIVVPRHPERFDEVFNIAQSLNLNTQRRSLNQSIQSDTQVYLADSMGEMWLWYGLSQACFVGGSLNEPGGGHNILEPMVLDVPTVIGPNYFNFQAIVDEFIQADAVAVGQSVDEVTQLLVRCLQDQAFAQQLSQHAIEVLNRNKGSLQKHIAVIDTYL
- a CDS encoding alkene reductase, which encodes MAELNSPLVLGDLHLKNRVIMAPLTRSRATDDRVPTAMMAEYYAQRASAGLIISEATVISEEANGYLNTPGLFTDAQVDGWKAVTQAVHDKGGLIIAQLWHVGRVSHPDLLNGETPVSASAVQQAGQVSLLRPKRDYVVPRPLEISEIKTIIAQYKQAAIRAKAAGFDGVELHAANGYLIDQFLQSSTNQRDDEYGGSVENRTRLLLEVTDVLIEVWGASRVGVHLAPRGDEHDMGDADPRETFGYALEQLGKRKIAFFFTREYLADDSISEDMKQRSGGVPYIANMKLSRDDAIALLASGKADAVSFGKAYIANPDLFERLVQDAPLNELVFENMIGSQTAEGYIDYPALDAKAESELSV
- a CDS encoding ArsR/SmtB family transcription factor → MDIDLISKALANPTRRQILEWLKNPQQYLCEEQCGGFSRGICAGNIEKLGNVSQSTMSNHLSVLQQSGLIQAEKYGQWSYFSRNEVLIQQYIEYLKNSL
- the prfB gene encoding peptide chain release factor 2 (programmed frameshift), with the protein product MEINPYLNQLKDLNDRGQTLRGYLDYDLKKERLEEVLRELEDPAIWNDQSRAQAMAKEKGELENVINVLEGLSTQIEDAQALLDLAVEADDESLLTDVQAELDTAEAELAKLEFRRMFSNPMDPNPCYVEIQAGSGGTEAQDWASMLLRMYMRWIERHGFKAELMEESDGDVAGIKSATIRVEGEYAYGWLRTESGVHRLVRKSPFDSGNRRHTSFSAVFVSPEVDDNIEIDINPADVRTDTYRASGAGGQHINKTDSAVRLTHAPTGIVVACQNQRSQHANRDHAWKQLRAKLYELEMSKRNEAAQALEDSKSDIGWGSQIRSYVLDDSRIKDLRTGVENSNTGAVLDGDLDKFIEASLKQGL